A single genomic interval of Nonomuraea rubra harbors:
- a CDS encoding MCE family protein, translating into MRRLAAVLLAWTLLASGCSVGGAGPYLLVAIFSQAPSLYEEARVKVMGLDAGYVERIRISGDKVRVELRIDRHVPLPSGVKAVVAPQNTLGERNVVLYPPWKPGDQRIQAGATIPLERTDLPVEIDEALDAFTKLTDALDDEKLGDVAGDLADGVRGRGKTINDAIADTSELTGVLAKQDQQLVDLARSLNELATSLNERERQVTGAIDAFSEASAILAEERRRLRGFVTAMAGFVRRGDVIIEQYAERLPRAATTLAELVLTVRANSASTARAVKGAADFADILIDSWDRKQHVLKIRVVLNAMTRAWLTPLFEALNLGPVPCLPAGLSNCPFARRGGSR; encoded by the coding sequence ATGAGGCGGCTCGCGGCGGTGCTGCTCGCCTGGACGCTGCTCGCCTCCGGCTGCTCGGTGGGCGGGGCGGGGCCGTACCTGCTGGTGGCGATCTTCAGCCAGGCACCCTCCCTGTACGAGGAGGCGCGGGTGAAGGTGATGGGGCTCGACGCCGGCTACGTGGAACGGATCCGGATATCTGGCGACAAGGTACGGGTCGAGCTGCGGATCGACCGGCACGTGCCGCTGCCGTCCGGCGTCAAGGCCGTGGTCGCTCCGCAGAACACGCTCGGCGAGCGCAACGTCGTGCTCTACCCCCCGTGGAAGCCGGGCGACCAGCGGATCCAGGCCGGGGCGACGATCCCGCTGGAGCGCACCGACCTGCCGGTGGAGATCGACGAGGCGCTCGACGCGTTCACCAAGCTGACCGACGCGCTCGACGACGAGAAGCTGGGCGACGTGGCGGGCGACCTGGCCGACGGGGTGCGCGGGCGCGGCAAGACGATCAACGACGCGATCGCCGACACCTCCGAGCTCACCGGCGTGCTGGCCAAGCAGGACCAGCAGCTCGTGGACCTGGCCAGGAGCCTGAACGAGCTGGCCACCAGCCTCAACGAGCGCGAACGCCAGGTGACCGGCGCCATCGACGCCTTCTCCGAGGCGAGCGCGATCCTGGCGGAGGAACGGCGGCGGCTGCGCGGGTTCGTCACGGCCATGGCCGGGTTCGTGCGCCGCGGCGACGTGATCATCGAGCAGTACGCGGAACGGCTGCCCAGGGCCGCCACGACGCTGGCCGAGCTGGTGCTGACGGTCCGGGCCAACAGCGCCTCCACCGCGCGGGCCGTCAAGGGCGCCGCCGACTTCGCCGACATCCTGATCGACTCCTGGGACCGCAAGCAGCACGTGCTGAAGATCCGCGTCGTGCTGAACGCGATGACCAGGGCGTGGCTGACGCCGCTGTTCGAGGCGCTGAACCTGGGCCCGGTGCCGTGCCTGCCGGCCGGGCTGAGCAACTGCCCCTTCGCACGCCGGGGAGGCTCACGATGA
- a CDS encoding MCE family protein, with protein sequence MIRRLIAGLAALTLAAGCSLQTLGATTGDLTLHAVFDDVQSLVAGHSVQIADVRVGTVTGIRLEGYRARVTMSVQSAHRVPEGSTATVAKTSVLGENYVRLTPPAGKNLATGPYLKDGATIAETSVEPDIEQVTAKAGPLIEALGAQDVNAILDAASTAFAGQGDEVNRLIKQTAQVTDAYAAARRDLGTSIDALARLGDDLAEGSAELDRLPGTLAAATERLAHGRRHVKRTIVALTKLAEQANLTVYPRHAERLRTLLRELEAVSTAMQRGKEDLKALVAKLQAFIDTPPITVNGQVLIYVWLKGLLPSVRGTPVRERGGDFSLLLEPPR encoded by the coding sequence ATGATCCGGCGGCTGATCGCCGGGCTGGCGGCGCTGACCCTGGCCGCCGGCTGCTCGCTGCAGACGCTCGGCGCGACCACCGGCGACCTCACCCTGCACGCCGTCTTCGACGACGTGCAGAGCCTGGTGGCCGGGCACAGCGTGCAGATCGCCGACGTACGCGTGGGCACGGTCACCGGCATCCGGCTGGAGGGCTACCGGGCCAGGGTCACCATGTCGGTCCAGTCGGCGCACCGGGTGCCCGAGGGCAGCACGGCCACCGTGGCCAAGACGTCCGTGCTGGGCGAGAACTACGTCCGGCTCACCCCGCCCGCCGGGAAGAACCTGGCCACGGGCCCGTACCTGAAGGACGGCGCGACCATCGCCGAGACGTCGGTCGAGCCGGACATCGAGCAGGTCACCGCGAAGGCGGGGCCGCTCATCGAGGCGCTCGGCGCGCAGGACGTGAACGCCATCCTCGACGCCGCCTCCACCGCCTTCGCCGGCCAGGGCGACGAGGTGAACCGCCTGATCAAGCAGACCGCGCAGGTCACCGACGCCTACGCCGCCGCCCGCCGCGACCTCGGCACCTCCATCGACGCGCTGGCCAGGCTCGGCGACGACCTGGCCGAGGGCAGCGCCGAGCTGGACCGGCTGCCGGGCACGCTGGCCGCCGCCACCGAACGCCTCGCGCACGGCCGCCGGCACGTCAAGCGGACGATCGTCGCGCTCACCAAGCTGGCCGAGCAGGCCAACCTCACCGTCTACCCGCGCCACGCCGAACGGCTGCGCACGCTGCTGCGCGAGCTGGAGGCCGTCTCGACGGCCATGCAGCGCGGCAAGGAGGACCTGAAGGCGCTGGTGGCCAAGCTGCAGGCGTTCATCGACACGCCGCCGATCACGGTGAACGGGCAGGTGCTGATCTACGTGTGGCTGAAGGGCCTGCTGCCGAGCGTGCGCGGAACCCCCGTACGTGAGCGCGGCGGCGACTTCAGCCTGCTGCTGGAGCCGCCGCGATGA
- a CDS encoding MlaD family protein, with protein sequence MRSRIYVNLGFFVLLGIVMTVWAFSTIIRLDAIERPYRVSAEFVSSPGLIRGFDVAYLGVRVGKIGDVRLAPGRIVVGLDIDREIRLPKGVTAEVRRRSAIGEPYVALSPPPTGVAGPTLAAGDTIPLARTTVPLDYKKLFEGVGKLLNAVPPEDADTIVHELAVALDGRAPAIRRIVDDAHTLTGTLADNAELLDDLSVQLTRLTHTLAGKRGELASGISDLSTVTAALRESRTDLNAFLDQGPGVFAQLDAAVRTSRPGFSCLLTAAGLPHQPAFSAATERNVHHLLSIVPTALTLAGDISDRRGGTVYGKASFIFSVPGGPTPAEEYAGPLGPPTVPKVRSCPSRAPAPDPSPDSGPGPDSGPYPDGRHADASRPAERAGEQDTPEPSPESTTESPRAVAGNRAASGTPMDIAPLIAAIFLAVVVSGGIVGWIAAGRAARRREESP encoded by the coding sequence ATGAGAAGCCGCATCTACGTCAACCTCGGGTTCTTCGTGCTGCTGGGGATCGTCATGACGGTCTGGGCGTTCAGCACGATCATCCGGCTGGACGCGATCGAGCGGCCGTACCGGGTGTCGGCCGAGTTCGTCTCCTCCCCCGGGCTGATCCGCGGCTTCGACGTGGCGTACCTGGGCGTCCGGGTCGGCAAGATCGGCGACGTGCGGCTGGCGCCCGGCAGGATCGTCGTGGGGCTGGACATCGACAGGGAGATCCGGCTGCCGAAGGGCGTCACGGCCGAGGTGCGCCGCCGCTCGGCCATCGGGGAGCCGTACGTGGCGCTCTCGCCGCCGCCCACCGGCGTCGCCGGGCCCACCCTGGCGGCCGGCGACACGATCCCGCTGGCCAGGACGACGGTGCCGCTGGACTACAAGAAGCTGTTCGAAGGGGTCGGCAAGCTGCTGAACGCGGTGCCGCCCGAGGACGCCGACACCATCGTGCACGAGCTGGCCGTCGCCCTGGACGGGCGGGCCCCGGCCATCAGGCGCATCGTCGACGACGCCCACACCCTGACCGGGACCCTCGCCGACAACGCCGAACTGCTCGACGACCTGTCGGTGCAGCTCACCCGGCTGACGCACACGCTGGCCGGCAAGCGCGGCGAGCTGGCCTCGGGGATCTCGGACCTGAGCACGGTGACGGCGGCGCTGCGGGAGTCCCGTACGGACCTGAACGCCTTCCTGGACCAGGGGCCCGGCGTGTTCGCGCAGCTCGACGCGGCCGTGCGGACGTCCAGGCCGGGCTTCTCGTGCCTGCTCACGGCGGCGGGGCTGCCGCACCAGCCCGCCTTCTCGGCGGCGACCGAGCGGAACGTGCACCACCTGCTGAGCATCGTGCCGACCGCGCTCACCCTGGCCGGCGACATCAGCGACCGGCGCGGGGGGACCGTGTACGGGAAGGCGTCGTTCATCTTCAGCGTGCCGGGCGGGCCGACGCCGGCCGAGGAGTACGCGGGCCCCCTCGGGCCGCCCACCGTGCCCAAGGTCCGGTCCTGTCCCTCCCGCGCGCCCGCCCCCGACCCTTCCCCCGACTCCGGCCCCGGCCCTGACTCCGGCCCGTACCCGGACGGCCGGCACGCCGACGCCTCCCGGCCCGCCGAACGCGCCGGCGAGCAGGACACCCCGGAGCCCTCACCCGAGAGCACCACCGAGTCGCCCAGAGCCGTGGCCGGCAACCGGGCCGCGTCAGGAACCCCGATGGACATCGCCCCGCTGATTGCCGCGATCTTCCTCGCCGTGGTGGTGAGCGGTGGCATCGTGGGCTGGATAGCGGCGGGCCGGGCCGCCCGCCGCCGTGAGGAGTCACCATGA
- a CDS encoding 4'-phosphopantetheinyl transferase family protein, translating to MGGRPDEVRAPEEWLTEVERERAARFKFDHDRTIFVAAHLLVRICAAEVLGADPAELTLLQYCDLHGFGHGRPSIEQAPDLGVSFSHTRGYVCAAAGPGKIGVDAERVRPGPLDTVLADRVLTPYERAMVTGNDELIRHWTRKEALIKRGELTLDKVSEGGADLTGRHLLEWSAGPDIRVAVVTDSPARRVPIPGEDS from the coding sequence ATGGGTGGGCGCCCCGACGAGGTGCGCGCCCCCGAAGAATGGCTCACCGAGGTGGAGCGGGAGCGGGCCGCCCGCTTCAAGTTCGACCACGACCGCACCATCTTCGTCGCCGCCCACCTGCTCGTGCGGATCTGCGCCGCCGAGGTGCTCGGCGCCGACCCTGCGGAGCTCACGCTGCTGCAGTACTGCGACCTGCACGGCTTCGGGCACGGCAGGCCGTCCATCGAGCAGGCCCCGGACCTCGGCGTCAGCTTCAGCCACACGCGCGGCTACGTGTGCGCGGCGGCGGGTCCCGGCAAGATCGGCGTGGACGCGGAGCGCGTACGCCCCGGCCCGCTGGACACGGTGCTGGCCGACCGCGTGCTCACCCCGTACGAGCGGGCGATGGTCACCGGCAACGACGAGCTGATCAGGCACTGGACCCGCAAGGAGGCGCTCATCAAGCGCGGCGAGCTGACGCTCGACAAGGTGAGCGAGGGTGGCGCGGACCTGACCGGCCGGCACCTGCTGGAGTGGAGCGCCGGCCCGGACATCAGGGTGGCGGTCGTCACCGACAGCCCCGCCCGCCGCGTGCCCATCCCCGGCGAGGACTCATGA
- a CDS encoding cation diffusion facilitator family transporter has translation MGEAESGESLGTVLVAGAANLAIALAKLIAGLIGGSAAMLSEAAHSAADTVTELLLLVAVRRSGKPADRRHPFGYGKAGFVWAMMAAVATLVGGAGFSVTHGLHEISHGEELSNLTPSYVVLAVSFVIEAVSFSKAYRQLRGEARRYDVSPVRLVRLTSETALKAVLFEDAAALVGLLIAGAGLLGSQLTGSALWDGAASVAIGLLLLVVALILIQSNLSLLIGQAAPQGIETGIRAVLLAQPEVEDVVELLTMMIGPGAMLVAAKIDFRDEASALGVELACEEVDRRLRERFPGVRQVFLDPTPTRRRS, from the coding sequence GGAGAGCCTGGGCACCGTGCTCGTCGCCGGCGCCGCCAACCTCGCCATCGCCTTGGCCAAGCTCATCGCCGGGCTGATCGGCGGCTCGGCGGCCATGCTCTCGGAGGCGGCGCACTCGGCGGCCGACACCGTCACCGAGCTGCTCCTGCTGGTGGCGGTGCGCCGCTCGGGCAAGCCCGCCGACCGGCGGCACCCGTTCGGGTACGGCAAGGCCGGGTTCGTCTGGGCCATGATGGCGGCGGTGGCGACCCTGGTGGGCGGGGCCGGGTTCTCCGTCACGCACGGGCTGCACGAGATCAGCCATGGCGAGGAGCTGTCCAACCTGACGCCGTCCTACGTCGTGCTGGCCGTGTCGTTCGTGATCGAAGCCGTCTCTTTCTCCAAGGCGTACAGGCAGCTGCGCGGTGAGGCGCGCCGCTACGACGTGAGCCCCGTGCGGCTGGTGCGGCTCACGTCGGAGACCGCGCTCAAGGCGGTGCTGTTCGAGGACGCCGCCGCGCTGGTCGGGCTGCTCATCGCCGGTGCGGGGCTGCTCGGCTCGCAGCTCACCGGCTCGGCGCTCTGGGACGGCGCCGCGTCGGTCGCGATCGGGCTGCTCCTGCTGGTCGTCGCGCTCATCCTGATCCAGTCGAACCTGTCGCTGCTCATCGGCCAGGCCGCTCCGCAGGGGATCGAGACCGGCATCCGCGCCGTGCTGCTGGCCCAGCCCGAGGTGGAGGACGTGGTGGAGCTGCTGACCATGATGATCGGGCCGGGCGCGATGCTGGTCGCCGCGAAGATCGACTTCAGGGACGAGGCCAGCGCGCTGGGGGTGGAGCTCGCCTGCGAGGAGGTGGACCGTAGGCTGCGGGAGCGGTTCCCGGGGGTCAGGCAGGTCTTCCTCGACCCAACCCCGACCCGCCGCCGTTCATGA